In the Kribbella sp. NBC_00482 genome, one interval contains:
- the cobC gene encoding Rv2231c family pyridoxal phosphate-dependent protein CobC, with the protein MADGFDLEHHGDLEVGEGLVDLAVNVRAGTPPPWLLDAITASLTDLAAYPRQDAAVAAVAHRHGVAPDRVLLTAGAAEAFVLIARAFRPRHPVVVHPQFTEPEAALRSAGHLVDRVILRPEDGFTLDPSAVPADADLVVIGNPTNPTSVLHRADDLRELARPDRILVVDEAFMDAVPGEPESLTGASIPGLVVVRSLTKTWGLAGLRVGYVIAGAGLIEQLAAVQPHWPVSTPALAAAIACSNERAVAEAAQAALDIERQRVHLLDSLGTVSGLSTYGVARAPFVLVQVPGAAEVRESLRAQGFAVRRGDTFPGLGPDWLRVAVRPEDVTDGFVKVLSDLLPPNRVGAVTRGGFS; encoded by the coding sequence GTGGCGGATGGGTTTGATCTGGAGCATCACGGCGATCTCGAGGTCGGTGAGGGGCTGGTCGACCTCGCCGTCAACGTCCGCGCGGGTACACCCCCGCCCTGGTTGCTCGACGCGATCACGGCGAGCCTGACCGACCTGGCGGCGTACCCGCGCCAGGACGCGGCCGTTGCCGCGGTCGCGCACCGGCACGGCGTCGCGCCGGACCGGGTGCTGCTGACCGCGGGGGCCGCGGAGGCGTTCGTCCTGATCGCGCGGGCGTTCCGGCCGCGGCATCCGGTCGTGGTTCATCCACAGTTCACCGAGCCCGAGGCGGCGTTGCGTTCGGCCGGGCACCTCGTCGACCGGGTGATCCTGCGGCCCGAGGACGGGTTCACGCTGGATCCGTCCGCCGTACCGGCCGACGCTGACCTCGTTGTCATTGGTAACCCCACCAACCCGACGTCGGTGTTGCACCGCGCCGACGACCTGCGCGAACTGGCGCGACCTGACCGGATCCTCGTCGTCGACGAGGCGTTCATGGACGCCGTACCGGGTGAGCCCGAGTCGCTCACCGGCGCGTCGATTCCTGGGCTCGTGGTGGTGCGGAGCCTGACGAAGACGTGGGGACTCGCGGGGCTGCGGGTCGGGTACGTCATCGCCGGCGCGGGTCTGATCGAGCAGTTGGCAGCCGTACAGCCGCACTGGCCGGTGTCCACTCCTGCACTTGCAGCGGCAATTGCCTGCAGCAACGAGCGTGCCGTCGCGGAAGCGGCCCAGGCTGCGCTCGACATCGAGCGGCAGCGTGTCCATCTGCTTGACAGTCTCGGAACGGTGAGCGGACTTTCGACGTACGGCGTGGCGCGGGCGCCGTTCGTTCTCGTTCAGGTGCCGGGGGCGGCGGAAGTGCGGGAATCCCTGCGTGCACAGGGATTTGCGGTACGGCGTGGGGACACGTTCCCGGGTCTCGGGCCGGACTGGTTGCGAGTCGCCGTACGGCCTGAGGACGTGACCGACGGGTTCGTGAAGGTGTTGTCGGATCTGCTGCCGCCCAATCGAGTTGGCGCTGTAACGCGCGGGGGGTTTAGCTGA
- a CDS encoding BatC protein, which produces MGLNDDDMNTSSEGGTGEYGGSGGDNSSEGNDTTAGGSTAAPGGGSAGYGEESSDGGADGGADGGAGGGEGPADGGASPGTQDGGADGGAGEGTADGGANPSGTDGGADGGADGGAGGGGYGEGSGSGGSEGGYGESSGSGGSEGGDGEGTADGGANAGGTDGGADGGAGGNSGSW; this is translated from the coding sequence ATGGGTCTCAACGATGACGACATGAACACGTCCTCCGAAGGTGGCACCGGCGAGTACGGAGGCTCGGGCGGCGACAACTCGAGCGAGGGCAACGACACCACGGCCGGCGGTTCGACCGCTGCTCCTGGCGGCGGGAGTGCCGGGTACGGCGAGGAGTCCTCGGACGGCGGCGCTGACGGCGGAGCCGATGGTGGTGCCGGCGGCGGCGAGGGACCGGCCGACGGCGGCGCGTCGCCGGGCACGCAGGACGGTGGCGCTGACGGCGGGGCCGGCGAAGGCACCGCGGACGGCGGCGCGAACCCCAGCGGGACCGATGGCGGAGCTGACGGCGGTGCGGACGGCGGCGCTGGTGGCGGCGGCTACGGCGAGGGCTCGGGTTCTGGTGGGTCCGAGGGCGGCTACGGCGAGAGCTCGGGGTCCGGCGGGTCCGAGGGCGGCGACGGCGAAGGCACCGCGGACGGCGGCGCGAACGCCGGCGGGACCGATGGCGGAGCTGACGGCGGCGCCGGCGGGAACTCCGGAAGCTGGTGA
- a CDS encoding cupin domain-containing protein, whose product MTTVPEAGQFPQNNRPALRRCVAGDLDEFANSYWGSRALLSHGTDLPAPYDDLFSLDAVDELLSRRGLRTPFLRIAKNGSVVGDSQFTGPAGAGAEIADQVRDDKVAALFAGGHTVVLQALHRTWPALVDFSTQLSTDAGHPVQINAYITPAESQGFSAHYDVHDVFVLQVAGEKHWTVHEPVHLDPLRNQPWTDHARAVEEAARDQAPVIDEVLRPGDALYVPRGFLHSAKALGGVSAHLTVGLHTLTRYLLVQELAALAANQPDLRTALPLGFDPGDPDHLAQVLPQVVELFTQELRTATPDALADRLRRRTWSSNRPAPLPPLAHAASIASLSVGTTVRLRAGLRCRLVPGDPLVLQLPDRTITFPTATTAAVTELVSGADCKVGNLPGLDDADQLVLVRRLLTEAVVVATAQ is encoded by the coding sequence GTGACCACCGTGCCGGAGGCCGGGCAGTTCCCGCAGAACAACCGCCCGGCACTCCGGCGCTGTGTAGCGGGGGATCTGGACGAGTTCGCCAACTCCTACTGGGGTTCACGCGCGCTCCTGTCCCACGGCACCGACCTCCCCGCGCCGTACGACGACCTGTTCAGTCTCGACGCCGTGGACGAACTGCTGTCCCGCCGCGGCCTGCGGACGCCGTTCCTGCGGATCGCGAAGAACGGGTCGGTGGTCGGAGACAGTCAGTTCACCGGACCGGCCGGTGCCGGCGCGGAGATCGCGGACCAGGTACGAGACGACAAGGTGGCCGCCCTGTTCGCCGGCGGACACACCGTCGTACTGCAGGCACTGCACCGGACCTGGCCGGCGCTGGTCGACTTCTCCACCCAGTTATCCACAGACGCTGGTCACCCGGTGCAGATCAACGCCTACATCACCCCCGCCGAGTCGCAGGGATTCTCCGCGCACTACGACGTACACGACGTGTTCGTACTGCAAGTGGCCGGCGAGAAGCACTGGACCGTACACGAGCCGGTCCATCTCGACCCGCTCCGCAACCAGCCGTGGACCGACCACGCTCGCGCCGTTGAAGAAGCGGCACGCGACCAGGCACCGGTGATCGACGAGGTCCTGCGCCCGGGTGATGCGCTGTACGTGCCCCGCGGCTTCTTGCACTCGGCCAAGGCTCTGGGCGGTGTGAGCGCACACCTGACCGTCGGTCTACACACACTGACGCGCTACCTCCTTGTGCAGGAGCTAGCCGCACTCGCTGCGAATCAGCCTGACCTGCGCACCGCACTGCCTCTCGGCTTCGACCCCGGCGACCCGGATCACCTGGCTCAGGTCCTGCCGCAGGTGGTCGAACTCTTCACGCAAGAGCTTCGTACGGCGACCCCAGACGCACTGGCCGACCGTCTCCGCCGCCGTACCTGGTCCAGCAACCGCCCAGCTCCACTCCCACCGCTGGCGCACGCTGCGTCCATCGCCTCCCTGTCCGTCGGTACGACGGTCCGCCTCCGCGCCGGCCTCCGTTGCCGCCTTGTCCCCGGCGACCCGCTCGTCCTCCAACTTCCCGACCGAACCATCACCTTCCCGACTGCCACGACCGCAGCCGTCACGGAACTCGTCTCGGGTGCTGACTGCAAGGTAGGAAACCTCCCCGGCCTCGACGACGCCGACCAACTCGTCCTGGTGCGCCGCCTCCTCACCGAGGCAGTCGTGGTCGCCACGGCCCAATGA
- a CDS encoding sucrase ferredoxin, with the protein MDLGDVRYRPETGCAAQADLRGDALMASAPPAERWLLIESRSAWPRQALTSLQDSSSGVELGDAVARRCRELRIRPVLIRRYGRLDRTGPRRWGLVDCRPGRELVRWGDLPTDEDLLDVLAGNNPGLVSNEPVYLVCTHGRHDACCAVRGRPVAATLTAAYPERTWECSHIGGDRFAANVVVLPHGLFYGQVSPARAVELAKQYDEGAVVPDLLRGSGAFVPPVQAAQHFARAAGHSPAVDNLLPQTVEVLGEHRWRILLASTNGLIAVEVSARLDTVDARLTCAGSSPAQIRHFELHSLTTA; encoded by the coding sequence GTGGACCTCGGTGACGTCAGGTATCGACCGGAGACCGGCTGCGCGGCGCAGGCCGACCTCCGCGGCGACGCCCTGATGGCGAGCGCCCCGCCCGCCGAGCGCTGGCTCCTCATCGAGTCCCGCTCCGCCTGGCCCCGCCAGGCCCTGACCTCCCTTCAAGACAGCTCGTCCGGTGTCGAACTGGGTGATGCGGTTGCTCGGCGATGCCGCGAGTTGAGGATTCGGCCCGTACTGATCCGCCGCTACGGCCGCCTCGATCGGACTGGTCCCCGGCGGTGGGGACTGGTGGACTGCCGCCCCGGGCGCGAACTCGTTCGCTGGGGCGACCTGCCGACGGACGAAGACTTGCTGGACGTCCTCGCCGGCAATAACCCGGGACTGGTGAGCAATGAGCCGGTCTACCTCGTGTGCACGCACGGACGGCACGACGCGTGCTGCGCCGTACGCGGACGCCCGGTCGCGGCGACGCTGACTGCCGCCTACCCGGAACGCACCTGGGAATGCAGCCACATCGGCGGTGACCGCTTCGCCGCGAACGTGGTCGTGCTGCCGCATGGCCTGTTCTACGGGCAGGTCTCACCAGCCCGCGCCGTCGAACTCGCCAAGCAGTACGACGAGGGTGCGGTCGTACCCGATCTCCTCCGTGGATCAGGTGCGTTCGTCCCGCCCGTCCAAGCCGCCCAGCACTTCGCTCGCGCCGCCGGTCACTCACCGGCCGTCGACAACCTCCTCCCGCAAACCGTTGAAGTCCTTGGCGAGCACCGCTGGCGAATCCTCCTCGCATCCACCAACGGCCTGATCGCCGTCGAAGTCTCGGCACGCCTCGACACCGTCGACGCCCGCCTGACCTGCGCAGGTTCCTCTCCCGCCCAGATCCGTCACTTCGAACTCCACAGCCTGACTACCGCCTGA
- a CDS encoding gamma carbonic anhydrase family protein, which translates to MLLEHRGRRPVVPESAYVAPSAVLCGAVVLGEGSRVLHGAVLTAENGEIRLGENSVVMENALVRGRADHPALIGDAVLVGPHAHVNGATVEDEVFIATGAALFPGSVAGAGAELRINSVLHVNSRLEAGTVLPIGWIAAGDPAQLFSPDRHEELWQIQRDLDFPGTVYGVPRGTSMRDIMARQSAFFGEHASDRPADPA; encoded by the coding sequence ATGCTGCTGGAACATCGCGGCCGTCGACCGGTCGTGCCCGAATCCGCATATGTCGCCCCATCGGCCGTGCTCTGCGGTGCCGTCGTCCTCGGCGAAGGCAGCAGGGTCCTGCACGGTGCGGTGCTGACGGCGGAGAACGGCGAGATCCGGCTCGGTGAGAACAGTGTGGTGATGGAGAACGCCCTGGTGCGCGGCCGGGCCGATCATCCCGCGCTCATCGGTGACGCGGTCCTGGTAGGTCCCCATGCGCATGTCAACGGCGCCACGGTCGAGGACGAAGTCTTCATCGCCACGGGCGCCGCGTTGTTCCCCGGTTCTGTCGCCGGCGCAGGCGCGGAACTCCGGATCAACAGCGTGCTGCACGTGAACTCGCGGCTGGAAGCAGGCACGGTCCTCCCGATCGGATGGATCGCCGCCGGCGACCCGGCCCAGCTCTTCTCCCCCGACCGGCACGAGGAGCTGTGGCAGATCCAGCGCGATCTGGACTTCCCGGGCACGGTGTACGGCGTCCCTCGCGGTACGTCGATGCGCGACATCATGGCGCGCCAGTCAGCGTTCTTCGGCGAGCACGCTTCGGACCGCCCGGCAGACCCGGCCTGA
- a CDS encoding MFS transporter, protein MPAAASLGLPNVRGRVPLLAGLAIDSFGGGCAGPLLLLFFNKVAGIPLGTAGVMLTVATLFSIAAPAAVGLVIDRLGPRNLVVAAQFAQGLAFTGFFFGRSMWLLFLCALVTTTGQRVFWSAIFSLLADVADEGERDKWFGLGGMMQAGGLALGALVAGWLLAIGGDAPFLFAMALNAVTFYLAGVLLLRLHPSHHKRTDQDTGPAPLLRKDKTFLALIAANTLLALCTMMLGVGVPVYVTEALTVPKWLVGVLIAATAVVLATGQTLVVRHTEQRRRTNVMVVAGITYAAWALLMALQVHIPAGWVVAVLVLATACYAFADVLHAATNNALSAVIAPTVGRGKYLSYWQYSFTFSSVLAPAFFAQLFEVHHELPWVVLAALALVASLTIYVLARTAPRLSSERI, encoded by the coding sequence ATGCCCGCAGCCGCGTCACTTGGCCTCCCGAACGTCCGCGGTCGGGTCCCGCTGCTGGCCGGTCTGGCGATCGACTCGTTCGGTGGCGGCTGCGCCGGGCCGCTGTTGTTGCTGTTCTTCAACAAGGTCGCCGGCATCCCGCTCGGGACGGCCGGCGTGATGCTGACCGTCGCGACGCTGTTCTCCATCGCGGCGCCCGCCGCGGTGGGTCTGGTGATCGACCGCCTCGGGCCGCGGAACCTTGTCGTGGCTGCGCAGTTCGCTCAGGGCCTGGCGTTCACGGGCTTCTTCTTCGGGCGGTCGATGTGGCTGCTCTTCCTGTGCGCACTGGTCACGACAACCGGCCAGCGGGTGTTCTGGTCGGCGATCTTCAGCCTGCTCGCGGACGTCGCCGACGAGGGCGAGCGGGACAAGTGGTTCGGCCTGGGCGGGATGATGCAGGCCGGTGGCCTCGCTCTGGGCGCTCTGGTGGCCGGCTGGCTGCTGGCGATCGGCGGGGACGCACCGTTCCTGTTCGCGATGGCCCTCAACGCGGTGACGTTCTACCTCGCCGGGGTGCTGCTCCTGCGGCTGCACCCGTCGCACCACAAGCGGACCGACCAGGACACCGGTCCGGCGCCGTTGCTGCGCAAGGACAAGACATTCCTGGCACTGATCGCCGCGAACACGCTGCTGGCGCTCTGCACGATGATGCTCGGCGTCGGCGTACCGGTGTACGTCACAGAAGCGCTGACAGTGCCGAAGTGGCTGGTCGGCGTACTGATCGCGGCAACGGCTGTGGTGTTGGCGACCGGCCAGACGCTCGTCGTACGGCACACCGAGCAGCGGCGTCGTACGAACGTCATGGTGGTTGCTGGGATCACGTACGCCGCGTGGGCGTTGCTGATGGCGCTGCAGGTGCACATCCCTGCTGGATGGGTTGTGGCGGTGCTGGTGCTCGCCACGGCCTGCTACGCGTTCGCCGACGTACTGCACGCGGCGACGAACAACGCGCTGTCTGCCGTGATCGCGCCGACAGTCGGGCGGGGAAAGTACCTGTCGTACTGGCAGTACTCGTTCACCTTCTCGAGCGTGCTGGCGCCGGCGTTCTTCGCGCAGCTCTTCGAGGTGCATCACGAGCTGCCGTGGGTGGTACTCGCGGCGCTCGCGCTGGTGGCGAGTCTGACGATCTACGTGCTCGCCCGGACGGCTCCGCGGTTGAGCTCCGAGCGCATCTGA
- a CDS encoding MFS transporter: MRSLRAYAFPSELGPDFRKIFPAAIISNLGDGALIAAGPLLVASITTEPAAVGAAAFVQQLPWLLFALFSGVLVDRLDRRLMIVAADTFRAIVLAALGLAVLFDTAPLWAVYVALFLLGTAETLADNASGALLVSAVPKDHLGKANARLFASGTVLQQLGGPPLGALLFAAGAGIPLVFDAVTFAAAAILIARVAVRPPLPDQSTRAALLHEVREGVRWLWHHSGVRTLALSILVMNITFCAAFATWVLFAREQLGLSETQFGLLVSVGAVGGVLGMPTYHFLEPRVGSVTLLRAGLVIETTVHLILALTRNPWVAGATMAVFGVHAVVWGIVSTTARQLATPDALMGRVNSVYMLASVGGAAIGSALGGVLAQQYGLAAPFAIAFVAMVVMTAVAWRPLRNVSVRRVGATD, encoded by the coding sequence ATGCGTTCCCTCCGTGCGTACGCGTTCCCGTCCGAGCTCGGACCTGATTTCCGCAAGATCTTTCCGGCCGCGATCATCTCCAACCTCGGCGACGGCGCCCTGATCGCCGCCGGCCCGTTGCTCGTCGCCTCGATCACCACTGAACCTGCGGCGGTCGGGGCCGCCGCCTTCGTGCAGCAGTTGCCGTGGCTGCTCTTCGCTCTGTTCAGCGGCGTCCTCGTCGACCGGCTCGACCGCCGGTTGATGATCGTTGCCGCGGACACCTTTCGCGCGATCGTCCTGGCCGCGCTCGGTCTCGCCGTACTGTTCGACACCGCGCCGCTCTGGGCGGTTTACGTCGCACTGTTCCTCCTCGGTACGGCGGAAACGCTGGCGGATAACGCATCTGGTGCATTGCTGGTCAGCGCCGTACCGAAGGACCACCTCGGCAAGGCGAACGCTCGATTGTTCGCCAGCGGCACCGTGCTCCAGCAACTCGGCGGGCCGCCGCTAGGCGCACTGCTGTTCGCTGCGGGCGCGGGCATTCCTCTGGTCTTCGACGCAGTCACCTTCGCCGCCGCAGCGATCCTGATCGCTCGCGTCGCCGTACGTCCGCCGCTGCCCGACCAGTCCACCCGCGCAGCCCTGTTACATGAGGTGCGCGAGGGAGTCCGCTGGCTCTGGCATCACTCCGGCGTACGGACGCTCGCCCTGTCGATCCTGGTCATGAACATCACCTTCTGTGCCGCCTTCGCGACCTGGGTGTTGTTCGCGCGCGAGCAGCTGGGGCTGAGCGAGACGCAGTTCGGTCTGCTCGTGTCGGTCGGTGCCGTGGGCGGTGTGCTCGGTATGCCGACGTACCACTTCCTGGAGCCGCGCGTGGGTTCCGTGACCCTCCTCCGCGCCGGACTGGTCATCGAGACAACGGTCCATCTCATCCTGGCGCTCACCAGGAACCCGTGGGTCGCCGGCGCGACCATGGCCGTGTTCGGCGTCCACGCGGTGGTGTGGGGCATCGTGTCGACTACAGCGCGTCAGCTGGCCACACCGGACGCTCTGATGGGCAGGGTGAACAGCGTGTACATGCTGGCCTCAGTGGGCGGCGCCGCGATCGGCTCCGCGCTGGGCGGCGTACTGGCGCAGCAGTACGGTCTGGCCGCGCCGTTCGCGATCGCCTTCGTAGCGATGGTCGTGATGACCGCGGTCGCCTGGCGCCCACTGCGGAACGTCTCGGTACGGCGGGTGGGCGCGACCGACTGA
- a CDS encoding dihydrofolate reductase family protein — protein MRKLIYGMNLTLDGYVAAPGDDISWGVPSDEWFQWWLDQELAIGLFLYGRKLWEGMSSHWPTGDQQPDATPAQIEYARNWRDTPKVVFSSTIDKVDWNARLVTGDAVAEITRLKAGDGEPMRVGGATLAAAAMQAGLVDEYEIVTHPVLVGGGKPFFTALDSWVNLNLVETRTFPGGVIMTRYETRR, from the coding sequence ATGCGGAAACTGATCTACGGCATGAACCTGACCCTGGACGGCTACGTCGCCGCGCCCGGCGACGACATCAGCTGGGGCGTGCCGAGCGACGAGTGGTTTCAGTGGTGGCTCGACCAGGAGTTGGCGATCGGGCTCTTCTTGTACGGGCGCAAGCTGTGGGAGGGGATGAGTTCCCACTGGCCGACCGGCGACCAGCAGCCCGACGCCACCCCGGCGCAGATCGAGTACGCGCGGAACTGGCGGGACACGCCGAAGGTGGTGTTCTCCTCGACCATCGACAAGGTCGACTGGAACGCCCGCCTGGTCACCGGCGACGCGGTAGCCGAGATCACCCGGCTCAAGGCCGGCGACGGCGAGCCGATGAGGGTCGGTGGCGCCACACTCGCTGCGGCGGCCATGCAGGCCGGGCTGGTCGACGAGTACGAGATCGTCACCCACCCGGTGTTGGTGGGCGGCGGCAAACCGTTCTTCACCGCGCTGGACAGCTGGGTGAACCTGAACCTGGTGGAAACGCGGACGTTTCCCGGCGGCGTGATTATGACCAGGTACGAGACGAGGCGTTGA
- a CDS encoding class I SAM-dependent methyltransferase, with translation MSEPHTDPVAHNRRAWDREVEKGNEWSRPVTPEVVAKARAGEWSIVLMGHEPIDPTWFPPDIAACDVLCLASGGGQQGPVLAAAGARVTVFDNSPGQLAQDEMVAAREGLDVRTVLGDARDLSEFPDASFDLIVHPVSNLFIPELAPVWRECHRVLRPGGTLLSGFVNPDVYLFDADAMDTRGELVVRHRLPYSDVTHLEPGERERLFGTDSPLEYSHTLTDQIGGQTAVGFAITDFAEAPHQAEATAGWLPGYFATKAVKGS, from the coding sequence ATGAGCGAGCCGCACACTGATCCTGTCGCCCACAACCGCCGTGCCTGGGACCGCGAGGTGGAGAAGGGCAACGAGTGGTCGCGGCCGGTGACGCCTGAGGTGGTCGCGAAGGCGCGGGCCGGTGAGTGGTCCATCGTCCTGATGGGGCACGAGCCGATCGACCCGACCTGGTTTCCGCCGGACATCGCCGCCTGCGACGTGCTCTGCCTCGCCTCCGGCGGCGGGCAGCAGGGTCCGGTGCTCGCCGCGGCTGGCGCGCGGGTGACCGTCTTCGACAACTCGCCCGGCCAGCTCGCGCAGGACGAGATGGTCGCCGCGCGGGAGGGGCTCGACGTACGTACGGTGCTCGGCGACGCGCGCGACCTGAGCGAGTTCCCGGACGCCTCGTTCGACCTGATCGTGCACCCGGTCTCCAACCTTTTCATCCCCGAGCTGGCCCCGGTCTGGCGGGAGTGCCACCGCGTGCTGCGGCCCGGCGGCACGCTGCTGTCCGGCTTCGTCAACCCGGACGTCTATCTCTTCGACGCGGACGCGATGGACACGCGCGGCGAGCTGGTAGTGCGGCACCGCCTGCCGTATAGCGATGTCACCCATCTGGAGCCGGGCGAGCGGGAGCGGCTGTTCGGCACCGACTCGCCGCTGGAGTACAGCCACACGCTCACCGACCAGATCGGCGGGCAGACCGCCGTGGGGTTCGCCATCACCGATTTCGCCGAGGCGCCACACCAGGCGGAGGCAACGGCCGGCTGGCTACCCGGCTACTTCGCTACCAAGGCAGTGAAGGGCTCTTAG
- a CDS encoding DinB family protein: MAKFGQSDDLQGAEFFEANLRGARFVESDLSGAVMRGVDIQGADIDAPWIVEPGGSLTVNGVEIAAYVEAELNARFPGRADRRAEDPEGLRAAWAVLEQTWASTFERVAGMSEGTVDVSVDGEWSFAQTLRHLVHAIDLWFGRSILEREDFHPLGLSYNTKDALTETPPYAEVLQAHAGRVAMVRDFLATVTPAELDTPRKNPHGPRPETTGSCLRVILGEGWEHHRFAVRDLDTIEAR, encoded by the coding sequence ATGGCGAAGTTCGGTCAGTCCGACGACTTGCAAGGGGCAGAGTTCTTCGAGGCGAACCTGCGCGGGGCGCGATTCGTCGAGTCCGATCTGTCCGGCGCGGTGATGCGCGGAGTCGACATCCAGGGCGCGGACATCGACGCGCCGTGGATTGTCGAGCCCGGAGGCAGCCTGACGGTGAACGGTGTCGAGATTGCGGCGTACGTCGAAGCCGAACTGAACGCCCGCTTCCCGGGCCGAGCGGACCGGCGGGCCGAGGATCCCGAGGGTCTCCGCGCCGCCTGGGCCGTCCTCGAGCAGACCTGGGCATCGACCTTCGAACGCGTCGCAGGCATGTCGGAAGGCACCGTCGACGTGTCGGTCGACGGCGAGTGGTCGTTCGCGCAAACGCTGCGGCACCTGGTGCACGCGATCGACCTGTGGTTCGGCCGGTCGATCCTCGAACGCGAGGACTTCCATCCGCTCGGGCTGAGCTACAACACCAAGGACGCGCTGACCGAAACGCCGCCGTACGCCGAAGTTCTCCAGGCCCACGCCGGCCGCGTCGCCATGGTCCGCGACTTCCTCGCCACCGTCACCCCGGCCGAACTGGACACCCCTCGCAAGAATCCACACGGCCCCCGCCCCGAAACCACAGGCTCCTGCCTCCGCGTAATCCTCGGGGAAGGCTGGGAGCACCACCGCTTCGCCGTCCGAGACCTCGACACCATCGAGGCCCGCTGA
- a CDS encoding acyltransferase domain-containing protein, whose amino-acid sequence MDVLSAVERVGFTKRDQTRFEGLEVGADPQLPENAEELLAYCGVHPADRDAMLAARPDPDREPEWWAITWALAGEVERDLDLALPPTGFRGWPAVPQDASAVGLFAAAWALLANLPRLRELHAQRGVPESVTVSTVAALGGVMQTHRHIFGKAGVGLMPLWSPPLRFRGTDYEIGRHAFTRTQLGMGDDVSGHVLSIHIPPSGRLDAQESEESVATAVESFKRWYPEEPLAGLVCHSWLLDPQLAEYLRPDSNIMRFQSRFDILPLLPPEDSSEGDRELMRLGLHLSVPDHQLTDEDLDRVPQDTTLQRAFVKHLRAGGHWYGRTGMLKRWS is encoded by the coding sequence GTGGACGTTCTGAGTGCGGTGGAACGAGTGGGCTTCACCAAGCGGGACCAAACGCGGTTCGAGGGTCTGGAGGTCGGTGCCGACCCGCAACTGCCCGAGAACGCCGAGGAGTTGCTGGCGTACTGCGGTGTGCACCCGGCCGATCGTGACGCGATGCTGGCGGCGCGTCCGGACCCGGACCGCGAGCCGGAGTGGTGGGCGATCACGTGGGCGCTTGCCGGAGAGGTCGAGCGGGACCTGGACCTGGCACTGCCTCCAACCGGTTTCAGAGGCTGGCCGGCGGTGCCGCAAGATGCGTCGGCGGTGGGACTGTTCGCGGCGGCGTGGGCGCTGCTGGCCAACCTGCCGAGGTTGCGCGAGCTCCACGCGCAGCGGGGCGTCCCGGAGTCGGTGACCGTCTCTACGGTGGCGGCACTCGGTGGGGTGATGCAGACGCATCGGCACATCTTCGGTAAAGCCGGTGTCGGGCTGATGCCGCTGTGGAGTCCACCGCTGCGCTTCCGGGGTACCGACTACGAGATCGGCCGGCATGCGTTCACGCGCACCCAGTTGGGAATGGGAGATGACGTGTCCGGTCACGTGTTGTCGATTCACATCCCACCGAGTGGGCGCCTCGACGCGCAGGAGTCAGAGGAGTCCGTCGCCACTGCAGTCGAGTCGTTCAAGCGCTGGTACCCGGAAGAGCCGCTTGCGGGGCTCGTCTGTCACTCCTGGCTGCTGGACCCGCAGTTGGCCGAGTACCTGCGCCCGGACTCGAACATCATGCGCTTCCAGAGCCGCTTCGACATCCTCCCGCTCCTGCCACCAGAGGACTCGTCCGAGGGCGACCGTGAGTTGATGCGGCTGGGCCTGCACCTCTCAGTACCTGACCATCAGCTGACCGACGAGGACCTCGACCGCGTCCCGCAGGACACCACTCTGCAGAGAGCTTTCGTCAAGCATCTGCGAGCTGGCGGGCATTGGTACGGACGGACGGGCATGCTGAAGAGATGGAGCTGA
- a CDS encoding alpha/beta fold hydrolase encodes MELTIPVGQDTVWTEHLAGDGVPIVLLHPGIGDSRSWDLVMPGLSGYRVVRYDVRGYGRSPQPTGEFSLLSDLEAVLDQLNLERALLVGCSMGGGTALTFTLTHPDRVHGLVLLCPSVSGFPLPEEPEDDQDEYLKPDAPVYDRLYEIQVPSVVMVGDKDRAVLAAAAGGTAARIPGCEVVWLTGDSPSLREPQLVTDTILRFAGASPASPAV; translated from the coding sequence ATGGAGCTGACGATCCCGGTTGGGCAGGACACCGTCTGGACCGAGCATCTGGCCGGCGATGGAGTGCCGATTGTGCTGTTGCACCCGGGCATCGGGGACTCGCGGTCGTGGGACCTCGTGATGCCCGGGCTCAGCGGGTACCGGGTCGTTCGGTACGACGTCCGTGGGTACGGGCGTTCACCGCAGCCGACAGGTGAGTTCTCGCTCCTAAGCGACCTCGAGGCGGTCCTGGACCAGCTGAACCTGGAGCGCGCGCTGCTCGTCGGCTGCTCGATGGGCGGCGGTACGGCACTCACCTTCACGCTGACCCACCCAGACCGAGTCCACGGCCTGGTGCTGTTGTGCCCGAGCGTCAGCGGCTTCCCGCTGCCCGAAGAGCCGGAGGACGACCAGGACGAGTACCTGAAACCGGATGCGCCCGTGTACGACCGGTTGTACGAGATCCAGGTACCGTCCGTCGTGATGGTCGGTGACAAGGACCGCGCGGTTCTCGCAGCTGCGGCCGGCGGTACTGCCGCGCGGATCCCCGGCTGCGAGGTCGTCTGGCTAACTGGCGACTCTCCGAGCCTCCGCGAACCGCAGCTGGTGACTGACACCATCCTGCGGTTCGCGGGAGCCTCACCGGCGAGTCCAGCGGTCTAG